One genomic region from Proteus vulgaris encodes:
- the hemG gene encoding menaquinone-dependent protoporphyrinogen IX dehydrogenase, protein MSALLLYCSTDGQTKKIMTQIANELRQHGHDCDVRDLTSVQQSLNLSAYSKVLVGASIRYGYFNKVLDKFITRHLTQLNNMPSAFFGVNLTARKAEKNTPETNSYIRKFLEKTPWKPTLTGVFAGALYYPRYKWIDRVMIQLIMKMTKGETDPTKEIEYTDWNKVSEFATNFAKIE, encoded by the coding sequence ATGAGCGCACTATTGCTGTATTGTAGTACTGATGGTCAAACTAAAAAGATAATGACGCAAATTGCGAATGAATTAAGACAACATGGTCATGATTGTGATGTGAGAGATTTAACCTCTGTTCAGCAGAGTTTAAATTTGTCTGCTTATAGTAAAGTCTTAGTCGGCGCTTCTATTCGCTATGGTTACTTTAATAAAGTTCTCGATAAATTTATTACTCGCCATCTTACACAGTTAAATAATATGCCATCCGCATTCTTTGGCGTTAATCTTACGGCAAGAAAAGCTGAGAAGAATACACCAGAGACTAATTCCTATATACGCAAGTTCTTAGAGAAGACACCTTGGAAGCCAACCTTAACAGGTGTATTTGCTGGTGCTCTTTATTATCCTCGTTATAAATGGATTGATAGAGTCATGATCCAGTTAATTATGAAGATGACTAAAGGTGAAACTGATCCAACAAAAGAAATTGAATATACGGATTGGAATAAAGTAAGCGAATTTGCGACGAATTTTGCCAAAATTGAGTGA
- a CDS encoding GntR family transcriptional regulator has product MQKKTSPQILSQKVANVIRQKITIGELPPGERLSETALSETLEISRNTLREVFRVLTQEGLLTYKPNRGVFVSVPDMASIMDIYRVRRLIECDALRHSYPMHPAIVRMQDSVNQAKVFQEQQDWSGVGTCNMHFHTAIVELSDSPRLFKQYQLILAELRLAFGLLNDPQLLHAPYIEKNEQILTLLMDGKAQEAATAMEDYLEISERTVLAAFSRHNFC; this is encoded by the coding sequence ATGCAGAAAAAAACATCTCCACAAATTCTTTCTCAAAAAGTCGCAAATGTTATTCGGCAAAAAATCACTATTGGAGAATTACCTCCTGGTGAAAGATTGTCAGAAACTGCATTAAGCGAAACGCTAGAGATATCGCGTAATACTTTAAGAGAGGTTTTTCGCGTTCTTACCCAAGAAGGGCTTTTAACTTATAAACCTAATCGTGGTGTTTTTGTTTCTGTGCCAGATATGGCAAGTATTATGGATATTTATCGTGTAAGACGATTAATTGAATGTGATGCTCTGCGACATTCTTATCCTATGCATCCAGCTATTGTTAGAATGCAAGATAGTGTTAACCAAGCAAAAGTCTTTCAAGAACAACAAGATTGGAGCGGTGTAGGAACCTGTAATATGCATTTTCATACCGCGATTGTTGAGCTTTCAGATAGTCCTAGATTGTTTAAACAATACCAACTTATTTTAGCAGAGTTACGTTTAGCCTTCGGTTTATTAAACGATCCTCAATTACTACATGCACCGTATATTGAGAAGAATGAACAGATTTTAACACTTTTAATGGATGGAAAAGCCCAAGAAGCAGCAACAGCAATGGAAGACTATTTAGAAATATCAGAAAGAACAGTCCTTGCTGCATTTTCTCGTCATAATTTTTGCTAA
- a CDS encoding LamB/YcsF family protein: protein MIKAVDLNSDLGESFGQWTMGNDDAVLEIVSSANIACGFHAGSPDGILKTLKAAKQRNVAIGAHVAYPDLVGFGRRNMDIASDELTADVIYQIGALQGLAKAVGLSVTYVKPHGALYNTIAHDKRQALAVIEAILAVDPQLTLVALAGSPLITLAKEKGLRVIAEAFADRAYHADGTLVSRKKEGAVLHDPERVAQRMLRLVQEGGVESIEGIFTTIQADSICVHGDSPDAVALAKSVKEILINHGVSIKPFAPLPLKKEVQK, encoded by the coding sequence ATGATAAAAGCAGTCGATTTAAACAGTGATTTAGGTGAGAGCTTCGGTCAATGGACAATGGGCAATGATGATGCGGTGCTTGAAATTGTCAGTAGCGCTAATATCGCTTGCGGTTTTCATGCAGGTTCACCGGATGGAATTTTAAAAACATTAAAAGCGGCGAAACAGCGTAATGTCGCGATAGGTGCGCATGTTGCTTATCCTGACTTAGTCGGTTTTGGTCGTCGTAATATGGATATTGCCAGTGATGAATTAACCGCAGATGTGATTTATCAAATAGGTGCTTTACAAGGATTGGCTAAAGCAGTGGGTTTAAGTGTGACCTATGTTAAGCCTCATGGTGCGCTTTACAACACAATTGCGCATGATAAACGTCAAGCACTTGCTGTTATTGAGGCGATACTTGCTGTAGATCCTCAACTGACATTAGTTGCTTTAGCGGGATCACCTTTGATTACACTTGCGAAAGAAAAAGGTCTTCGAGTAATTGCAGAAGCCTTTGCTGATAGAGCTTATCATGCTGATGGTACGCTAGTTTCTCGTAAAAAAGAGGGAGCTGTTTTACATGATCCTGAACGTGTTGCTCAACGTATGTTGCGGCTTGTGCAAGAAGGTGGTGTTGAGTCCATAGAAGGCATTTTTACAACGATACAAGCTGATTCTATTTGTGTTCATGGTGACAGCCCAGATGCCGTAGCTCTCGCTAAAAGTGTAAAAGAAATTTTAATTAATCATGGTGTTAGCATTAAGCCTTTTGCACCTCTGCCACTTAAAAAGGAGGTTCAAAAATGA
- the trkH gene encoding Trk system potassium transporter TrkH: MHFRSITRIVGLLVILFSVTMIIPGIVALIYRDGAGRAFSQTFIVALIIGLMLWIPNRHKKSELKPKEGFLIVVLFWTVLGSVGALPFIFSEQPHLSITDAFFESFSGLTTTGATTLVGLDSLPKAILFYRQMLQWLGGMGIIVLAVAILPLLGVGGMQLYRAEMPGPLKDNKMRPRIAETAKALWLIYVLLTIICALALWIAGMDVFDAISHSFSTIAIGGFSTHDASIGYFNSPTINIIIGVFLLISGCNFGLHFAVLTGRSLNIYWRDPEFRMFISIQLGLVIICSGILWLYSVYDTGWITVNQAFFQVVSMATTAGFATDSFAQWPAFLPLLLLCSAFIGGCAGSTGGGLKVIRILLLFLQGNRELKRLVHPNAVYTIKLGHRALPERIIEAVWGFFSAYALVFIISLMLLIATGVDEFSAFSAIATTLNNLGPGLGIVADNFTTMNPAAKWILVVTMLFGRLEVFTLLVLFTPTFWRD; encoded by the coding sequence ATGCATTTTCGTTCAATAACCCGTATTGTCGGACTGCTAGTCATCTTATTTTCTGTCACGATGATCATTCCCGGTATTGTCGCATTAATATATCGAGATGGAGCAGGGCGTGCATTTAGCCAAACATTTATTGTTGCATTGATCATTGGGTTAATGCTGTGGATACCCAATCGACATAAAAAAAGTGAGCTTAAGCCTAAAGAAGGCTTTCTTATTGTTGTCTTATTTTGGACGGTACTGGGTAGTGTAGGGGCATTGCCGTTTATTTTTTCTGAACAACCCCATCTTTCTATTACTGATGCCTTTTTTGAGTCTTTCTCTGGACTGACTACGACTGGAGCCACAACGCTTGTGGGGCTAGATTCATTACCTAAAGCTATTTTGTTTTATCGCCAAATGCTCCAATGGTTAGGCGGGATGGGGATCATTGTATTGGCTGTCGCTATTCTTCCACTTTTAGGTGTTGGGGGAATGCAGTTATATCGTGCAGAAATGCCGGGGCCATTGAAAGATAATAAAATGCGTCCCCGAATTGCAGAAACAGCGAAAGCACTTTGGCTTATCTATGTCTTATTAACCATCATTTGTGCCTTAGCATTATGGATTGCAGGCATGGATGTGTTTGATGCTATTTCTCATAGCTTTTCAACGATTGCAATTGGTGGGTTTTCTACTCACGATGCCAGTATCGGTTATTTTAACAGCCCAACCATTAACATCATTATTGGTGTATTCCTTTTGATCTCTGGTTGTAACTTTGGTTTGCACTTTGCTGTATTAACGGGAAGAAGCTTAAATATCTATTGGCGTGATCCTGAATTTCGTATGTTTATCTCCATTCAATTGGGATTAGTCATTATCTGTAGCGGTATTCTGTGGCTTTATTCTGTATATGACACAGGATGGATAACTGTAAATCAGGCTTTTTTCCAAGTTGTCTCGATGGCGACAACAGCAGGTTTTGCCACAGATAGCTTTGCACAATGGCCTGCATTTTTACCTCTTCTATTATTATGCTCTGCTTTTATTGGTGGTTGTGCAGGATCAACCGGTGGGGGATTAAAAGTTATTCGTATTCTGCTTTTATTCCTACAAGGGAATCGTGAATTAAAACGCCTTGTTCACCCGAATGCGGTTTATACCATCAAACTTGGTCACCGAGCATTACCTGAACGTATTATTGAAGCAGTGTGGGGATTCTTCTCTGCTTATGCATTGGTATTTATTATTAGCTTAATGTTGTTGATAGCAACAGGCGTGGATGAATTTTCTGCATTTTCTGCTATTGCAACCACATTAAATAATCTTGGCCCTGGATTAGGTATTGTTGCTGACAACTTCACGACAATGAATCCAGCTGCAAAATGGATACTTGTCGTAACAATGCTATTTGGACGACTTGAAGTTTTCACACTATTGGTTTTATTTACCCCAACGTTTTGGCGTGATTAA
- a CDS encoding putative hydro-lyase, which translates to MTNLMQATADAIANAQEARLAIRNGLAIPTAGMAKGMTQANMISLPRDWAFDFLLYAQRNPKSCPILDVCESGSYRTVLAKDADLRTDIPLYRVWENGKLTGEITDATKIWAQHPDLVTFLIGCSFTFETPMLEAGIEIRHITDNCNVPMYKTNRLCRPAGRLEGELVVSMRPIPADRVADAVMISGRFPSVHGAPVHIGSPDALGIKDIMSPDFGSPVRIEKGEIPVFWACGVTPQAAVMRSGVPFALSHAPGHMFITDVPDAAYHV; encoded by the coding sequence ATGACTAATTTAATGCAAGCAACCGCGGATGCAATTGCTAATGCACAAGAAGCTCGATTAGCTATTCGCAATGGTTTAGCCATACCAACCGCCGGTATGGCTAAAGGTATGACGCAAGCTAATATGATTAGTTTACCTCGTGATTGGGCATTTGATTTTCTGCTCTATGCTCAACGTAACCCGAAAAGTTGCCCAATATTAGATGTTTGCGAATCAGGTAGTTATCGCACTGTTTTAGCGAAAGACGCCGATCTGCGTACTGACATTCCTCTTTATCGTGTTTGGGAAAATGGCAAATTAACGGGTGAAATTACGGATGCCACCAAAATTTGGGCACAACATCCCGATCTTGTGACGTTTCTTATTGGTTGTAGTTTTACTTTCGAAACACCCATGTTAGAAGCGGGTATTGAAATTCGCCATATCACAGATAACTGCAATGTTCCGATGTATAAAACCAATCGCTTGTGTCGTCCAGCAGGACGATTAGAAGGCGAATTGGTGGTTTCAATGCGTCCTATTCCCGCTGACAGAGTCGCTGATGCGGTGATGATAAGTGGTCGTTTCCCTTCTGTACATGGTGCTCCCGTACATATTGGCTCGCCAGATGCTTTGGGTATTAAAGATATTATGTCGCCAGATTTTGGCTCACCAGTGAGAATTGAAAAAGGCGAGATCCCCGTATTTTGGGCTTGTGGTGTGACACCACAAGCAGCAGTGATGCGTTCAGGTGTTCCTTTCGCACTTAGCCATGCTCCGGGGCATATGTTTATTACCGATGTGCCTGATGCAGCTTATCACGTATAA
- a CDS encoding NRAMP family divalent metal transporter, translating to MATQDSANTTSSSFIKNRRSSLIAAIFLMATSAIGPGFITQTATFTATMGAAFAFGILASIIIDYVVQQSIWRVITVTNMRASDIANKAIPGSGYLLAVLVIFGGLVFNVGNIAGAGLGLNAMVGLDPKWGGILSALLAIYIFSSRKASNFIDRMIIVLGIVMILLTVFVMFASNPPVGEALRQTVLPDAINFATITTIVGGTVGGYICYAGAHRLLDKGTTGIENIDAVSSAATKGILVVGLMRYILFLAILGVVASGVTLDISSRAANPASQAFQHAAGLTGLRIFGLILWAAALTSVIGAAYTSMSFITVFKKGVTERQRNIATIIFIAISLVIYMVMGTAPAALLVFAGGFNGLILPIGMTLFIFVAWRRQDLMNGYKYPAWLLWSGILVCALTWYMGIMSVGAIFNYLNIA from the coding sequence ATGGCTACACAAGATTCTGCAAACACAACATCAAGTTCGTTTATAAAAAATAGACGCTCTTCATTGATAGCTGCCATTTTTTTAATGGCGACATCCGCTATTGGTCCGGGTTTTATTACTCAAACTGCAACCTTTACTGCCACTATGGGGGCAGCATTTGCATTCGGTATTTTGGCATCAATCATCATCGACTATGTTGTTCAGCAAAGTATTTGGCGAGTGATCACAGTTACCAATATGCGAGCTTCAGACATTGCTAACAAAGCAATACCCGGTAGCGGTTACTTACTTGCGGTATTAGTTATTTTTGGCGGTTTAGTGTTTAACGTGGGTAACATTGCAGGTGCTGGTTTGGGGCTTAATGCAATGGTGGGTCTTGATCCTAAATGGGGTGGGATCTTAAGTGCTTTACTTGCGATCTATATTTTCTCATCACGTAAAGCCAGTAACTTTATCGATCGTATGATTATCGTTCTTGGCATTGTCATGATCTTACTGACTGTTTTTGTGATGTTTGCCTCTAATCCTCCAGTAGGTGAAGCATTAAGACAAACTGTTTTACCTGATGCGATTAACTTCGCAACGATCACTACAATTGTCGGTGGTACTGTGGGCGGTTATATCTGTTATGCCGGAGCTCACCGTCTTCTCGATAAAGGAACTACGGGTATTGAGAACATTGATGCTGTATCAAGCGCTGCAACTAAAGGAATTTTAGTGGTTGGATTAATGCGCTATATCCTGTTCCTTGCCATTTTGGGCGTAGTTGCCAGTGGCGTAACATTAGATATTTCTAGTCGCGCGGCTAACCCTGCATCTCAAGCATTTCAACACGCGGCAGGTTTAACTGGATTACGCATCTTTGGTCTTATTTTATGGGCAGCTGCATTAACAAGTGTAATTGGTGCTGCTTATACCTCAATGTCATTTATTACAGTATTTAAAAAAGGTGTTACTGAGCGTCAACGTAATATCGCAACCATTATTTTCATCGCTATTTCACTTGTCATTTATATGGTTATGGGAACAGCGCCAGCTGCATTATTAGTCTTCGCCGGTGGTTTTAACGGTCTGATTTTACCTATTGGTATGACACTATTTATTTTTGTTGCATGGCGTCGCCAAGATCTCATGAATGGCTATAAATATCCTGCATGGTTACTGTGGTCAGGTATTTTGGTCTGTGCGCTGACTTGGTATATGGGCATTATGTCCGTGGGTGCTATTTTCAACTACCTCAACATTGCTTAA
- a CDS encoding IMPACT family protein — protein sequence MKAYLIPAETVEFSEEIKKSRFITFIAHTEGIDAAKAYIQSIKEQFPDARHHCWAFVAGRPDDSQQLGFSDDGEPTGTAGKPILAPLLGSGMGEVTAVVVRYFGGIKLGTGGLVRAYGSGVQQALKLLPTKTKVPQLRFSVACEYSLVSLLEQVVEQYHGQVLSSEYTDKVTFILSLPAVDSGEVEVKLRDISRGSMQLIPLDKNE from the coding sequence ATGAAAGCATATTTGATCCCCGCTGAAACCGTAGAATTCAGTGAAGAAATAAAGAAGAGTCGTTTTATTACATTTATTGCTCACACTGAAGGTATTGATGCAGCAAAAGCTTATATTCAGTCTATCAAAGAGCAATTTCCTGATGCCCGACACCACTGTTGGGCTTTTGTTGCAGGAAGACCCGATGACTCACAACAGTTAGGTTTTTCTGATGATGGTGAGCCAACAGGTACTGCGGGAAAACCTATTCTTGCACCTCTTTTAGGGAGTGGAATGGGCGAAGTTACCGCGGTGGTTGTTCGGTATTTCGGTGGGATCAAATTAGGAACTGGTGGATTAGTTAGGGCTTATGGTAGTGGCGTTCAACAAGCATTAAAGCTTTTGCCAACAAAAACAAAAGTGCCACAATTGCGTTTTAGTGTAGCGTGTGAATATTCACTTGTTTCATTACTTGAACAAGTCGTTGAACAATATCATGGGCAAGTACTTTCAAGTGAATATACTGATAAAGTGACTTTTATACTTTCATTGCCAGCTGTAGATAGCGGTGAAGTCGAAGTTAAACTTCGTGATATAAGTCGTGGCAGTATGCAATTAATCCCGTTAGATAAAAATGAATAA